One segment of Streptomyces sp. NBC_00576 DNA contains the following:
- a CDS encoding acyl carrier protein: MSAREFTVDDLKRILREGAGADEGVDLDGDILDTDFESLGYESLAMLETGSRIEREFGVMLDDDAVTDARTPRALIEAVNGVLVPSGVN, encoded by the coding sequence ATGTCTGCCCGCGAGTTCACCGTCGATGACCTGAAGCGCATCCTGCGCGAGGGTGCCGGCGCGGACGAAGGCGTCGACCTCGATGGGGACATCCTCGACACCGACTTCGAGTCGCTCGGCTACGAGTCGTTGGCCATGCTGGAGACCGGCAGCCGCATCGAACGCGAATTCGGTGTGATGTTGGACGACGACGCGGTGACCGATGCCAGAACACCACGCGCCCTGATCGAGGCCGTCAACGGTGTGCTGGTGCCGTCCGGCGTCAACTGA
- the fabG gene encoding 3-oxoacyl-ACP reductase FabG — MTEQKPKVAIVTGATSGIGLEAARLLARQGHRVFLCARTEESVTRTVKEFVDEGLDVDGAPCDVRSVADIHRFVQQAVDRFGPIDVLVNNAGRSGGGVTADIADELWFDVINTNLNSVFLMTREVLNTGGMRHKNRGRIINIASTAGKQGVVLGAPYSASKHGVVGFTKALGNELGPTGITVNAVCPGYVETPMAQRVRQGYAAAYDTSEGAILQKFEAKIPLGRYSTPEEVAGLVGYLASDTAASITAQALNVCGGLGNF, encoded by the coding sequence ATGACGGAGCAGAAACCGAAGGTCGCCATCGTCACCGGCGCCACCAGCGGTATCGGCCTGGAGGCAGCCAGGCTGCTGGCCCGCCAGGGCCACCGCGTGTTCCTCTGTGCCCGCACGGAGGAAAGCGTGACTCGTACCGTCAAGGAGTTCGTCGACGAGGGACTCGACGTCGACGGCGCCCCCTGCGACGTCCGCTCAGTGGCGGACATCCACCGCTTCGTGCAGCAGGCCGTCGACCGCTTCGGCCCGATCGATGTGCTGGTCAACAACGCGGGCCGGTCCGGTGGCGGGGTCACCGCCGACATCGCCGACGAGCTCTGGTTCGACGTCATCAACACTAACCTCAACAGCGTGTTCCTGATGACCCGTGAGGTGCTCAACACCGGCGGCATGCGGCACAAGAACCGTGGCCGGATCATCAACATCGCCTCCACCGCCGGAAAGCAGGGCGTGGTGCTCGGTGCCCCGTACTCCGCCTCCAAACATGGTGTCGTCGGCTTCACCAAGGCGCTCGGCAACGAACTGGGCCCGACCGGGATCACCGTGAACGCAGTCTGCCCCGGCTATGTCGAGACCCCGATGGCGCAACGCGTCCGCCAGGGCTACGCGGCCGCCTACGACACGAGCGAGGGGGCCATCCTCCAGAAGTTCGAGGCGAAGATCCCGCTGGGCCGTTACTCCACCCCCGAGGAGGTCGCGGGCCTGGTCGGCTACCTGGCCTCCGACACCGCCGCCTCCATCACCGCACAGGCACTGAACGTCTGCGGCGGCCTGGGCAACTTCTGA
- a CDS encoding aromatase/cyclase: MTNRMVEHEITVDAPAAAVYRLIAEVENWPRIFPPTIHVDHVERGVDEERIRIWATANGEAKNWTSRRTLDPRDLRITFRQEISSPPVAAMSGTWIVEPLSDSASRVRLLHDYRAIDDDVESLKWIDEAVDRNSRAELASLKQNVELAHASEEITFSFEDTVQIQGQAKDVYDFVNEAGLWAERLPHVASVRLEEDTPGLQTLEMDTRAQDGSTHTTKSYRVTFPHHRIAYKQVTLPALMTLHTGYWTFTENERGVAASSQHTVVLNTDNIARVLGPEASVADAREYVRNALSTNSRATLGHAKDHAESKR, translated from the coding sequence ATGACGAACCGCATGGTCGAGCACGAGATCACCGTCGACGCCCCGGCCGCCGCCGTCTACCGGCTGATCGCCGAGGTGGAGAACTGGCCCCGGATCTTCCCGCCCACCATCCACGTCGACCACGTGGAGCGGGGCGTCGACGAGGAGCGCATACGGATCTGGGCCACCGCCAACGGTGAGGCCAAGAACTGGACTTCGCGCCGCACTCTGGACCCGCGAGATCTGCGGATCACCTTCCGGCAGGAGATCTCCAGCCCGCCGGTCGCCGCCATGAGCGGCACCTGGATCGTCGAACCGCTGTCCGACTCGGCTTCCCGGGTGCGGCTGCTGCACGACTACCGGGCGATCGACGACGATGTCGAGAGCCTGAAATGGATCGACGAGGCCGTCGACCGCAACTCCCGCGCCGAACTCGCCTCCCTGAAACAGAACGTCGAACTGGCCCACGCCTCCGAGGAGATCACCTTCTCCTTCGAGGACACCGTCCAGATACAGGGCCAGGCCAAGGACGTCTACGACTTCGTCAACGAGGCGGGGCTGTGGGCCGAGCGGCTCCCGCACGTGGCGAGCGTCCGCCTGGAGGAGGACACTCCGGGGCTGCAGACCCTGGAGATGGACACCCGCGCGCAGGACGGTTCCACGCACACCACCAAGTCGTACCGGGTGACCTTCCCGCACCACAGGATCGCGTACAAGCAGGTCACCCTGCCCGCCCTGATGACGCTGCACACCGGCTACTGGACCTTCACGGAGAACGAGCGGGGCGTCGCCGCTTCTTCGCAGCACACCGTGGTCCTTAACACCGACAACATCGCCCGGGTGCTCGGCCCCGAGGCGAGCGTCGCGGATGCTCGGGAGTACGTCCGCAACGCACTGAGCACCAACAGCCGCGCCACCCTCGGCCATGCGAAGGACCACGCGGAGAGCAAGCGCTGA
- a CDS encoding aromatic-ring hydroxylase C-terminal domain-containing protein, protein MPHLELVTGSRKTNSAQELHAGWGVCLIWRTTPSSAAGRQAGPTVWTSRPRLPTGSSPAAGASAVLVRPDGHVAWATPGSHHALPKRSSAGSAPPDLTVWTRRCGCTAR, encoded by the coding sequence ATGCCGCACCTGGAGTTGGTGACCGGCAGCCGGAAGACCAACAGCGCCCAGGAACTGCACGCCGGGTGGGGCGTCTGCTTGATCTGGAGGACAACGCCGTCCTCCGCGGCCGGGCGTCAGGCTGGTCCGACCGTGTGGACATCGCGACCGCGGCTCCCCACGGGCTCCAGCCCGGCAGCCGGCGCATCGGCCGTCCTCGTTCGCCCCGACGGGCACGTGGCCTGGGCTACGCCCGGCAGCCACCACGCCCTGCCCAAGCGCTCAAGCGCTGGTTCGGCCCCTCCCGATCTGACCGTCTGGACAAGGAGATGTGGATGCACAGCACGTTGA
- a CDS encoding beta-ketoacyl-[acyl-carrier-protein] synthase family protein, whose translation MSAPHGRRVVITGIGVTAPGGVGVKNFWSLLTDGRTATRRISFFDPTPFRSQVAAEVDFDAELLGLSTQQIRRMDRAAQFAVVTAHEAVVDSGLDLTALDPHRTGVTIGSAVGATMGLDEEYRTVSDSGRLELVDHTYAVPHLYNYLVPSSFAVEVAWAVGAEGPATVVSTGCTSGLDAVGYATELIREGSADVMVAGASDAPISPITVACFDAIKATTSRNDDPEHASRPFDRTRNGFVLGEGAAVFVLEELDSARRRGAHVYAEVAGYATRSNAFHMTGLRPDGREMAEAIRVALDEARLNPDDVDYVNAHGSGTKQNDRHETAAFKRSLGERAYQVPVSSIKSMVGHSLGAIGSIEIAASVLAMEHGVVPPTANLHTPDPECDLDYVPLTARDWRTDAVLSVGSGFGGFQSAMVLARPERSAV comes from the coding sequence GTGAGCGCGCCGCATGGTCGGCGGGTCGTCATCACCGGAATCGGCGTCACCGCGCCCGGCGGCGTGGGCGTCAAGAACTTCTGGAGTCTGCTGACCGACGGCCGCACCGCCACCCGCCGCATCAGCTTCTTCGACCCTACCCCGTTCCGCTCGCAGGTCGCCGCGGAGGTCGACTTCGACGCCGAACTCCTCGGGCTGAGCACCCAGCAGATCCGGCGGATGGACCGAGCTGCGCAGTTCGCCGTGGTGACGGCGCACGAGGCTGTGGTGGACAGTGGACTGGACCTCACCGCTCTCGATCCGCACCGCACCGGCGTGACGATCGGTAGTGCGGTCGGCGCCACCATGGGGCTGGACGAGGAGTACCGCACCGTCAGCGACAGCGGCCGGCTCGAACTCGTGGACCACACCTACGCCGTCCCGCACCTCTACAACTACCTGGTGCCCAGCTCCTTCGCTGTCGAGGTGGCGTGGGCCGTGGGTGCCGAGGGTCCCGCCACGGTGGTCTCCACCGGCTGCACCTCCGGGCTGGACGCGGTGGGCTACGCCACCGAGCTGATCCGTGAGGGCTCGGCCGACGTCATGGTGGCCGGCGCGTCGGACGCTCCCATCTCACCGATCACGGTGGCGTGTTTCGACGCGATCAAGGCGACCACATCGCGCAACGACGATCCGGAGCACGCCTCCCGTCCCTTCGACCGCACCCGCAACGGATTCGTCCTGGGCGAGGGAGCGGCCGTCTTCGTCCTGGAGGAACTGGACAGCGCCAGACGACGAGGCGCGCATGTCTACGCGGAGGTCGCCGGCTACGCCACGCGCAGCAACGCCTTCCACATGACGGGCCTGCGCCCCGACGGACGGGAGATGGCCGAGGCGATCCGGGTCGCCCTGGACGAGGCCCGGCTCAACCCGGACGACGTCGACTACGTCAACGCGCACGGCTCGGGCACCAAGCAGAACGACCGGCACGAGACCGCCGCTTTCAAACGCAGCCTGGGTGAGCGCGCCTACCAGGTACCCGTCAGCTCGATCAAGTCGATGGTCGGTCACTCGCTGGGCGCCATCGGTTCGATCGAGATCGCGGCCAGCGTGCTCGCGATGGAACACGGTGTCGTGCCGCCGACCGCCAACCTGCACACGCCCGACCCCGAATGCGACCTGGACTACGTGCCGTTGACGGCACGTGACTGGCGGACCGACGCCGTGCTCTCGGTGGGCAGCGGCTTCGGCGGTTTCCAGAGCGCGATGGTGCTGGCCCGCCCCGAAAGGAGCGCGGTATGA
- a CDS encoding TcmI family type II polyketide cyclase — translation MHSTLIVARMEPRSAAEVASLFGAFDETEMPHRMGTRRRQLFSYRGLYFHLQDFDGEDGGERIEEAKTDSRFVTISNDLQPFITAYDPATWRSPADAMAERFYHWTER, via the coding sequence ATGCACAGCACGTTGATCGTGGCCCGGATGGAACCCCGCTCGGCCGCGGAGGTCGCGAGCCTCTTCGGCGCGTTCGACGAGACGGAGATGCCGCATCGGATGGGAACCAGGCGCCGGCAGCTCTTCTCGTACCGCGGCTTGTACTTCCACCTGCAGGATTTCGACGGCGAAGACGGTGGCGAGCGTATCGAGGAGGCGAAGACCGATTCCCGGTTCGTCACCATCAGCAACGACCTGCAACCGTTCATCACCGCCTACGACCCGGCCACCTGGCGCTCTCCCGCCGATGCCATGGCGGAGCGCTTCTACCACTGGACCGAACGGTGA
- a CDS encoding FAD-dependent monooxygenase, whose translation MPGHPRCPSSHRVTAAVRGPVASTVRHEARQPVDVARRAQNLRRRPPMDAAFDAEVIVVGAGPTGLMLAGELRLAGVDVVVLDRLTEPTTESRGLGFTPRTMEVFAQRGLVDRFDALDIPVQTTTRGHFGGLPLDFGVFPEAHPGVMNLPQVHTEAVLRGWVAELGCDLRRGHEVVGLTDTGETVEAQVEGPDGPLLLRARYLVGCDGGRSTVRGLAGFDFPGTPATLELFLADVRGCAIRPRFIGEWLPGGVAMSAPIGDGVDRVVVCERGTPPRRRTEPLTFSEVAAGWQRLTGEDISHGEALWVSAFGDATRLATEYRRGRVLLAGDAAHVHLPAGGLGMNTGVQDAFNLGWKLAAVVRGQAPGTLLDTYYDERHAVGRRLLNNTRAQGLLFLGGTEMQPLRDVLGELTDHEVVHRHLAGMVSGLEIRYPMGPGDHPLLGLRMPDLELAGEAGTTTVFPLLRGARGLVLDLADDESVRQSAQPWADRVDVVTAKPAADSPVSRVDAVLVRPDGHVAWVAPGGQEELTDALARWFGASATPVGPVTPVG comes from the coding sequence GTGCCCGGGCATCCACGGTGTCCGTCAAGTCACCGGGTGACGGCCGCTGTGCGCGGTCCGGTCGCGTCGACGGTCCGGCATGAAGCGAGGCAGCCGGTGGACGTCGCACGCCGTGCCCAGAATCTGAGGAGGAGACCACCGATGGATGCTGCATTCGACGCCGAGGTCATCGTCGTCGGCGCCGGGCCGACCGGGCTCATGCTCGCAGGGGAGCTGCGCCTCGCCGGGGTCGACGTCGTCGTGCTGGACCGGCTGACCGAACCAACCACCGAATCCCGCGGGTTGGGCTTCACCCCGAGGACCATGGAGGTGTTCGCGCAGCGCGGTCTGGTGGACAGGTTCGACGCGCTGGACATCCCGGTGCAGACCACCACCCGCGGGCACTTCGGCGGGCTGCCGCTGGACTTCGGGGTGTTTCCCGAGGCCCATCCCGGCGTCATGAACCTGCCGCAGGTCCACACCGAGGCGGTGCTGCGTGGCTGGGTCGCCGAGCTCGGCTGCGACCTGCGCCGAGGCCACGAGGTCGTCGGCCTGACCGACACCGGCGAGACCGTGGAGGCCCAGGTCGAAGGGCCCGACGGGCCGCTGCTGCTGCGCGCGCGGTACCTGGTCGGGTGCGACGGCGGCCGCAGCACCGTGCGTGGGCTGGCCGGTTTCGATTTCCCCGGCACCCCCGCCACCCTCGAGCTGTTCCTCGCCGACGTCCGAGGGTGCGCCATCAGGCCACGCTTCATCGGCGAGTGGCTGCCCGGCGGGGTCGCGATGTCGGCCCCCATCGGTGACGGGGTGGACCGGGTCGTGGTGTGCGAGCGGGGCACGCCCCCGCGACGGCGCACCGAGCCGCTGACGTTCAGCGAGGTCGCCGCCGGCTGGCAGCGGCTCACCGGAGAGGACATCAGCCACGGCGAGGCGTTGTGGGTGAGCGCCTTCGGCGACGCCACGCGACTCGCGACCGAGTACCGCAGGGGGCGGGTGCTGCTCGCGGGGGACGCCGCGCACGTCCACCTCCCGGCGGGCGGGCTGGGCATGAACACCGGTGTCCAGGACGCCTTCAACCTCGGCTGGAAGCTCGCCGCCGTGGTGCGTGGCCAGGCCCCGGGCACGCTGCTCGACACCTACTACGACGAGCGGCACGCGGTGGGCCGGCGGCTGCTCAACAACACCCGCGCCCAAGGGCTGCTCTTCCTGGGCGGCACCGAGATGCAGCCGCTCCGCGATGTGCTGGGCGAGCTCACCGACCACGAGGTCGTGCACCGGCACCTGGCCGGCATGGTCAGCGGGCTGGAGATCAGGTACCCGATGGGCCCGGGCGACCACCCGCTGCTCGGGCTGCGCATGCCCGACCTCGAACTCGCCGGAGAGGCGGGGACGACGACGGTCTTCCCGCTGCTGCGCGGGGCGCGCGGCCTCGTGCTGGACCTCGCCGACGACGAGTCCGTACGGCAGTCCGCGCAGCCGTGGGCCGACCGGGTGGACGTGGTGACCGCCAAGCCGGCCGCCGATTCCCCGGTCTCGCGCGTGGACGCCGTGCTGGTGCGGCCCGACGGGCACGTGGCCTGGGTCGCGCCAGGCGGGCAGGAGGAGCTGACCGACGCGCTGGCCCGTTGGTTCGGCGCCTCGGCCACCCCGGTGGGCCCTGTCACCCCTGTCGGCTGA
- a CDS encoding IS110 family transposase, producing the protein MVDTTAIDLFLGLDLGKEFHHAHGRTRDGRTVHDKRLPNTEPRLLELFTRLVAKFGTVLVIVDQVANIGALPLTVARAAGCRVAYLPGLSMRRAADLPPGEAKTDARDAFVIAETARTMPHTLRAVDRDDEVLAELTMLTGYDNDLAGEVNRTTNRLRGLLSQIHPSLERVLGPRLAYPYIQALLQRHGSPARLKKLGRARCESLLKAHGSRKAHHLTAEIFDALAEQTLVVPGTEASALIVPGLAAQLAAAHTQRRQAEQEIAALLEALPLFHLLTSLPGLGVRTTAAVIVAIGDGSGFPTAGHLASYAGLAPATKSSGTSIRGEHAPHRGNRLLKRALFQAAFAAIGCKADPSSRIYYDRQRARGKTHTQATLRLARQRVNVIHAMIRTGALYEARPPGDVGLAA; encoded by the coding sequence ATGGTCGACACGACCGCGATAGATCTCTTCCTCGGCCTGGACCTGGGCAAGGAGTTCCACCACGCCCACGGCCGGACCCGGGACGGCAGAACCGTGCACGACAAGCGGCTGCCCAACACCGAGCCGAGACTGCTGGAGCTGTTCACCAGGCTGGTGGCGAAGTTCGGCACCGTTCTGGTGATCGTGGACCAGGTCGCGAACATCGGTGCGCTGCCGCTGACGGTGGCCCGCGCGGCGGGCTGCCGGGTGGCCTACCTGCCCGGGCTGTCGATGCGGCGGGCCGCCGACCTGCCTCCCGGCGAGGCCAAGACCGATGCCCGCGACGCGTTCGTGATCGCCGAGACCGCCCGCACGATGCCGCACACCCTGCGCGCGGTGGACCGCGACGACGAGGTGCTGGCCGAGCTGACGATGCTCACCGGTTACGACAACGACCTGGCCGGCGAGGTCAACCGCACCACCAACCGGCTGCGCGGCCTGCTCTCCCAGATCCATCCCTCCCTCGAACGCGTCCTCGGCCCCCGCCTGGCCTACCCCTACATCCAGGCCCTCCTCCAGCGCCACGGCTCCCCGGCCAGGCTGAAGAAACTGGGCCGGGCGCGCTGCGAGTCCCTGCTCAAGGCGCACGGTTCGCGCAAGGCCCACCACCTCACCGCAGAGATCTTCGACGCGCTCGCCGAGCAGACCCTCGTCGTTCCCGGCACCGAGGCATCCGCGCTGATCGTGCCGGGACTCGCCGCCCAGCTCGCCGCCGCCCACACTCAGCGCCGCCAGGCCGAGCAGGAGATCGCCGCCCTGCTGGAGGCCCTCCCTCTTTTCCACCTCCTGACCTCCTTGCCCGGCCTGGGCGTCAGGACCACGGCCGCCGTGATCGTCGCGATCGGTGACGGCAGCGGTTTCCCCACCGCCGGACACCTCGCCTCCTACGCCGGACTCGCGCCCGCCACGAAGTCCTCGGGCACCTCCATCCGCGGCGAGCACGCACCCCACCGCGGCAACCGGCTCCTCAAACGCGCCCTGTTCCAGGCCGCGTTCGCCGCGATCGGCTGCAAAGCCGACCCGTCCTCCCGGATCTACTACGACCGCCAGCGCGCACGCGGCAAGACCCACACCCAGGCGACCCTCCGCCTGGCCCGCCAGCGCGTGAACGTCATCCACGCGATGATCCGCACCGGGGCTCTCTACGAAGCACGCCCCCCGGGCGACGTCGGCCTCGCTGCCTGA
- a CDS encoding ketosynthase chain-length factor, giving the protein MSGAAVRTVVTGLGVAAPNGCGTDTYWASARKGISGIGRISRFDPAQYPARLAGEINDFVAEDHLPGRLLPQTDRMTRIALASADWALADAGVDPRERPEYDMGVITASSSGGFEFGQRELQALWSKGSRYVSAYQSFAWFYAVNSGQISIRNGMRGPSGVVVGDQAGGLDAIAQARRQIRKGTGLVMSGSIDASICPWGWVAQMAGGRLSTSEDPARAYLPFDAAARGHVPGEGGALLVLEDLESARARGARVVYGEIAGYGSTLDPRPGSGRPPGLARAIELALADAGVAPEEIDVVFADAAAIPELDRVEAEAISRVFGPRAVPVTAPKTMTGRLYSGAAPLDVAAAFLAMRDGVIPPSIGVTPDPEYDLDLVVEEERTATVRSALVIARGHGGFNSALVARAV; this is encoded by the coding sequence ATGAGCGGCGCCGCCGTCAGGACCGTGGTGACCGGTCTGGGCGTGGCCGCCCCCAACGGCTGCGGCACGGACACGTACTGGGCGTCGGCTCGCAAGGGGATCAGCGGTATCGGCCGTATCTCGCGGTTCGACCCCGCGCAGTACCCGGCCCGGCTGGCGGGGGAGATCAACGACTTCGTCGCCGAGGACCATCTGCCGGGGCGGCTGCTGCCACAGACCGACCGGATGACCCGGATCGCCCTGGCGAGCGCCGACTGGGCGCTCGCCGACGCGGGTGTCGACCCGCGGGAACGGCCCGAGTACGACATGGGCGTGATCACGGCCAGCTCGTCGGGCGGTTTCGAGTTCGGTCAGCGGGAGCTGCAGGCGCTGTGGAGCAAGGGCAGCCGTTACGTGAGCGCCTACCAGTCCTTCGCCTGGTTCTACGCGGTCAACAGCGGCCAGATCTCCATCCGCAACGGCATGCGCGGCCCGAGCGGTGTGGTCGTCGGCGACCAGGCGGGCGGGCTTGACGCGATCGCTCAGGCCCGGCGTCAGATCCGCAAAGGCACCGGGCTGGTGATGTCAGGGTCCATCGACGCCTCGATCTGCCCGTGGGGCTGGGTCGCCCAGATGGCAGGCGGCCGGCTGAGCACGAGTGAGGACCCGGCGCGGGCGTATCTGCCCTTCGACGCCGCCGCGCGAGGACATGTGCCGGGGGAGGGCGGGGCGCTGCTGGTCCTCGAGGATCTGGAGAGCGCCCGTGCCCGAGGGGCCCGCGTGGTCTACGGAGAGATCGCCGGATACGGCTCCACCCTGGACCCCCGGCCGGGCAGCGGCCGCCCGCCCGGGCTGGCAAGGGCGATCGAACTGGCGCTGGCCGACGCGGGCGTCGCCCCGGAGGAGATCGACGTGGTGTTCGCCGACGCGGCCGCGATCCCCGAACTGGACCGTGTCGAGGCCGAGGCGATCTCCCGGGTGTTCGGTCCGCGCGCCGTGCCGGTCACCGCGCCCAAGACCATGACCGGACGCCTCTACTCGGGCGCGGCACCGCTGGACGTGGCCGCCGCGTTCCTCGCCATGCGCGACGGAGTGATCCCGCCCTCCATCGGAGTCACCCCCGACCCCGAGTACGACCTCGACCTGGTCGTCGAAGAGGAGCGCACCGCGACGGTCCGCTCCGCTCTGGTGATCGCCCGCGGCCACGGCGGCTTCAACTCCGCGCTGGTGGCACGCGCCGTCTAG
- a CDS encoding FAD-dependent monooxygenase, which produces MAAHSVDTDVIIVGAGPVGLMLAGELRTGGARVTVLERLAEPTTESRASTLHARTMEIFDQRGLLDALGTVPNDMVGHFGGIRLDFSGLDSRYRGQWKVPQACTEQLLGSWAVGLGAVVRRGHDLVGLRQTESGVEAEAAGPGGRVRIRAAYLVGCDGENSAVRRLADFAFPGMDATRELLRADVAGIDVPNRRFERHERGLAIAHRRPDGVTRVMVHEFGRAAPARAGEPEFAEVAAVWARVTGEDIGAGRPIWVNAFGNARRLAERYRSGRVLLAGDAAHVQMPVGGQALNLGLQDAVNLGWKLAAQVRGRAPAGLLDSYHDERHAVGRRVLTNIEAQATLLLGGAEVEPLRAMVAELLGHDEVIAQLAGMISGLDVRYPDGSDAPLLGGRVPHWELTTETGPSSTAELLRTGCGVLLDSAAGLPAGAVAGWADRVRMVSTATPHGLGSPFELAGTAVRAVLLRPDGHVAWVDDGTTHFRAALHRWFGAPNP; this is translated from the coding sequence ATGGCCGCGCACTCTGTGGACACCGATGTGATCATCGTGGGTGCCGGGCCGGTCGGGCTGATGCTCGCCGGGGAACTGCGGACTGGCGGGGCGCGGGTGACCGTACTGGAGCGGCTGGCCGAACCCACCACCGAGTCGCGGGCGTCGACCCTGCACGCCCGCACCATGGAGATCTTCGATCAGCGAGGGCTGCTAGACGCGTTGGGGACGGTGCCCAACGACATGGTCGGGCACTTCGGTGGGATCCGCCTGGACTTCAGCGGGCTGGACAGCCGGTACCGGGGCCAGTGGAAGGTGCCGCAGGCCTGCACCGAACAACTGCTGGGCAGCTGGGCGGTCGGTCTCGGCGCGGTCGTCAGACGCGGTCACGATCTCGTCGGCCTGCGGCAGACCGAGTCGGGGGTCGAAGCCGAGGCGGCGGGCCCCGGGGGCAGGGTCCGGATCCGGGCCGCCTACCTCGTGGGATGCGATGGTGAAAACAGCGCCGTACGGCGGCTGGCGGACTTCGCCTTCCCCGGCATGGACGCGACGCGGGAGCTGCTCCGCGCCGACGTGGCCGGTATCGACGTGCCCAACCGCCGGTTCGAACGCCACGAGCGCGGCCTGGCCATCGCCCACCGTCGGCCCGATGGGGTCACCCGGGTCATGGTGCATGAGTTCGGCAGGGCCGCCCCGGCACGTGCCGGGGAGCCGGAGTTCGCGGAGGTCGCGGCCGTGTGGGCGAGGGTCACCGGGGAGGACATCGGCGCGGGCAGGCCGATCTGGGTGAACGCGTTCGGGAACGCCCGTAGGCTGGCCGAGCGGTACCGCAGCGGCCGGGTGCTGCTCGCTGGGGACGCCGCCCACGTGCAGATGCCGGTCGGAGGCCAGGCCCTCAACCTGGGGCTGCAGGACGCCGTGAACCTGGGCTGGAAGCTGGCGGCGCAGGTGCGTGGCCGGGCGCCGGCGGGCTTGCTCGACAGCTACCACGACGAGCGGCACGCCGTTGGCCGCCGTGTGCTGACCAACATCGAGGCGCAGGCCACGTTGCTGCTTGGCGGCGCGGAGGTGGAGCCGCTGCGCGCGATGGTGGCCGAGCTGCTCGGCCACGACGAGGTGATCGCGCAGCTGGCCGGCATGATCAGCGGTCTGGACGTCCGTTACCCCGACGGAAGCGACGCCCCGCTGCTCGGCGGCCGGGTGCCGCACTGGGAACTGACCACCGAGACCGGCCCGTCCAGTACCGCGGAGCTGCTCCGCACCGGCTGCGGGGTGCTGCTCGACTCCGCTGCCGGCCTGCCGGCGGGAGCGGTCGCCGGCTGGGCGGACCGGGTCCGCATGGTGTCGACCGCGACGCCGCACGGCCTTGGATCCCCGTTCGAGCTCGCCGGCACGGCCGTCCGTGCGGTCCTGCTCCGCCCCGACGGTCACGTCGCATGGGTCGACGACGGTACGACACATTTCCGTGCCGCGCTGCACCGTTGGTTCGGCGCCCCGAACCCGTGA
- a CDS encoding IS66 family transposase gives MVHDSLSLYAGYPDASHQLCGAHLVRELTAAEQDHPKQKWPQQIRWALAGLNRQARRVRSGETAEITPEALLFYQRRYHQGVSAGLALHRRAEGRKQSPARNLLERLRDQADNVLRFADHPKQVPFTNNTGGRALRPVKTQVKISGCHQSDTGAAAGLAVRSYLDSARKHGMSAFEAIHRAFTGNLWMPPIAPTHLTSEHYAPPEFWLIASECIRSVLQERAGAASAPCPLSFSSGYVGACDTASHPHPGQVKPRCQCRGV, from the coding sequence CTGGTCCACGACTCGCTCTCGCTCTATGCCGGCTACCCGGACGCCTCCCACCAACTGTGCGGGGCGCACCTGGTCCGCGAGTTGACCGCCGCCGAACAGGACCACCCGAAACAGAAGTGGCCCCAGCAGATCCGCTGGGCCCTGGCCGGTCTGAACCGCCAGGCCCGACGCGTGCGCTCCGGCGAAACAGCCGAGATCACCCCCGAGGCCCTGCTGTTCTACCAACGCCGCTACCACCAGGGCGTCTCGGCGGGCCTGGCCCTGCACCGCAGAGCCGAGGGCCGCAAACAGTCCCCGGCCCGCAACCTCCTGGAACGTCTCCGTGACCAGGCCGACAACGTCCTGCGCTTCGCCGACCACCCGAAACAGGTCCCCTTCACCAACAACACCGGCGGGAGGGCACTTCGGCCGGTCAAGACCCAGGTCAAGATCTCCGGCTGCCACCAGTCCGACACCGGTGCCGCGGCCGGGCTCGCCGTGCGCTCCTACCTCGACTCAGCCCGCAAGCACGGCATGAGCGCCTTCGAGGCGATCCACCGCGCCTTCACCGGCAACCTCTGGATGCCACCCATCGCCCCTACCCACCTGACCAGCGAACACTACGCACCGCCAGAATTCTGGCTCATTGCTTCTGAATGCATACGATCGGTCCTCCAGGAACGAGCGGGCGCGGCCTCGGCGCCGTGCCCGCTCTCGTTTTCCAGCGGATATGTGGGCGCGTGCGATACCGCGTCGCATCCGCACCCTGGCCAGGTGAAACCGCGCTGTCAGTGCAGGGGGGTTTAA